GTTAGTTCGTCCATATCGTGTGTATATGGCAAAAAGGCTTTTGTAGCACTAATCGTTGTTTCAGCACCTAATATGGATTTCTGCGCACCGTAAGCTTCAGCGTAATTGTACACGGCGGAACCGGCTGCTTCGCTGCCCAGCATTGATTGAAGCGAAATTTTCTGCACCTGTTGATTCGCTCCATTTTTTACACCGCTGACCATCAAATCAAGCGCTTTTTTCCCCAGCTTGGCTTTTGAAATCGTATCAGAAATTTTTTGATTGATTTTGCCAATCCCATTGGAAGCGTCGTTCGAAACGCTCTTGATGTTTGTCAGGCCACTTTTAAACTCCTGTGTTGCATTTGCGGCCAGCTTCTGGTATTGACGATACTTTTTGGAGGTTTGCAAAATCTTCTCCATATCGGCAGAGTATTTCTCTGCCAGTTTTAAAAGATCATCTAAGTTATTTGCGATAGGGATCACCCCTTTTCCGTTGTGGTGCATATAAAAATCAGTTGAAATGAATGGAGCCAAAAACGGCGGATCAAATCCGCCGCTTATTTTCCCCGCATCTCATTGTTTACAATCAGATCGCTGGCAATGATCAGCGCGCGCTCCTGTACCGAAAGCTCCATAAAAGCGTGCGGAAGAATATTGTGATTTTGCAGGGCGAGATGGGCATAGAAAAAAAAGCCGTCCTCACCCCGCTGAATCAGTTTTTTGCTTCTTCCACCTTTTTGCTGAAGTCGACCGTCACATCCGCATGCTCGTTGTAAATGCTGAGCAGCGCGCCGATCTCACCAGCGGTGAACATCGCTTTGAGTGCATCGGTGGGGTTTAAAATTTTGCGGCCTTCCCGCTCAGAAAGAGCGTCCAGCAAATCCGCGCTGCGCAGATTCGGGCGCACCAGACTCGCGGCAATGGTGGGGTAAAGCGCCTCCAGTCCCTTAAGACTTTTGGTCTGTACCTCGGCCGACATCTGCGCCATCTCATCCGCTGTCAGCACGCGCATCTCAAATTCCGCGTCTCCAAAGCTGTTGAGTCGAAATGTTACATTTGGCTTGCGGTCGGGGTGTAAAAACTGCATCAGTGACTTGTCCATATCCGTGCCTCCTTATGCCAAATCAAAATCATTAAAGGTGAAGGTCGTTTCAATCGTCTGGGCATTGTCGCTGCTGTCGTCCAGCGCAATCAGTCCAATATTGGCAAGAACCACATCCGAAAGCGTCACGCCGATGCGGTCATATTGGGAGCCCGCGGAATCCGCGTAGAACTGCAGACTGATTTTGGGAGCCGAACCGCCGTTTTTGTAATTGCGCATCGCTTGAATAAAGGCGGGCGTGGTGTGGTAATAGGTCATATCGCCGCTACCCTTGAGTCCGCGCTGTGCGGCCTGCTCCATCGGGTCGTTCAGAAAACGCCTGTTTTCCACAATAGCCTCTAATTTCGCGCTGATTTTTGAAATTTTAAACGCCGAAACAATGGAGCCGTTGAGTCGGATGAAGGCTTCTCCGTCATGCCCTGAGAAAACGTCCTGCAATCTTGTTCTTGCCATGTTAAATCCCTCCTTACAGTGCGGTTACGGTGACGTAAATCTTGTCCACCGTATCCACTGCCTGAATGCCTACCACTACATTTACCGCATCACGCTCTGTGCCGGCTGCCACGGTAATATCGTCCGCAGAAAAATTCTCAATGTACCCCGGCGCAAAATAGCTTTGCGAGGTCATTTCAAATACCATCGCTTTAATCTGCGCGCGCCCTTCCACACTGTTGCGGATTTTCCCGATGCATCTGGTGTCGAGCAGCTTTTGCAAATCACCCTGATATTTCTGCAGGGTGCGCACAACCAGCCCTTTCCCAAAATCCTTCGGATGATCCTCGTCCACCACAGTCAGACTGGTGATGTCATACAAAACAGACGGGGAGCCATACAGCGGCACAAACAGCATTTCGCCGTTCTGCGTTCTGCGGATCTGCTGATCCGGGGTCAAATGCGGCTGTACGTCCGTCCAGCCGGTGATTCCCCTGTGGTAGGTCAGGCTGTTTTCCACCCCGGCCTGCGCAATCAAGCCGGCCAGTGTCGCGCAGGATTCCGCGGGTGTCAGCTCATAATCAGCCGTTACACCACCGGTGGAGCTGCACACATAAATGTTTTCGCAGTTCGGCTGCACCCCGGTCACCACGCCCTGCACATAGGATTTACTCCGGTTCTGTTCCTTCACAAAAGAAACCACATCCGCCGCACGGGCTGAATCTGTGCTGCAAATCACGTTGTACTCCCGCTTTTCCAGCTCGGTGAAAAATCCGGTGTAATCGCTTTCTGTCGTGCCGTCGCTGCCGCCGGCCAGCTTTACCGTTGCCGCCGTAAGTGCTCCGGTACCGGAGAGTGCCACATAATACGGCGAAAAATCCGCCGCAGTGGAAATAACCTGCGAATCCACCTCCTGTGTGCCAAGATAGGTCTTAACAAGCCATTTTGTACCGCTGGATGCAATCACAACGGAAAGGTCATTTCCGCGTGTACCGGGGAAAATTGCTTCTGCGGTGACCCCGGAGGAAATCTCCGCGAAAGCCTTTCCGCCTGCGGCGTTCAGTCGATACAAAATCAACTGCTTTGCCCCGTTCATGACTTCGCGCACCAGCTTCAGTGCGGCCGCCGAGGTTTTATAGCCCAAAGAATAAAGCGTATTGTCGCCTGCGTTGATAACGGTAACCTGATCACCCCAACTAAGAGGCAAGGCCATCGCCACAACTCCGGTAACGCTCAGATTGGCATCGCGGGCGCCGGATTTTAGCTCAATGTTTGTGCCAGGCAAGATTTTTGTAATCAATCTTCTTCAGCTCCTTATGGTGTTATATTTTGGACTGCGCGCCCAATGATCGGGTCATCAGGCACGTCAGTTTCCCATACTTTTATAGTGCCGGTCACATGGGCCAGCCCATCTGTGATGTCGGAATGTTTGGAGAAGCACCGGAATACTCCAATCTCGCTTTCCAGTCGGTCCAAATTCTGTTCAAGCAAAAATATGGCGTTTTGCAGTTCCCGGCAGTCAGAGCCGTCGGCCGGAACGTATGTGATTTTTAGCCCGAATTCATATTCCGTCGTCAGCTTCAGCCGTTTTTGATTTGTGATGGAACAGTAGTCGATAAACAGAGCCGGAGCATTCACCGTTTGCTGTGAACCAATATAGATCGTGGCGTTCGGGAACAAAGCGGCGGTAAACTGTGCCGCAGCCAGCATCAGGTGATCCGAAACAGTGAAAGTGCCGTTCTCAATCGTGATACGCAGTGAATGCGGAATCGTAATATTTTCAAGCAGTTGCATAATCATCCTCCGTTTTATAGAATAAATTGTGTATACACATTTACCTAATCACAACATGTTGATAATCCGGTTGAAATTGTTGAAACATTTCTGTTCCCAACCGCATATCTTATAAATTAAATTGAAAGAAATGTGGTGGCGAAAATGAATGGAACTTACCGAATTTCTATGCGTACTCCAATCGGCCTGCAAAATGGAGTGATTTCCTTTATAGACGAAGGCATAGCAATAAGCGGCTCGATTCGCGCAATGGGAAATACCAGTTACTTTAAAAACGGAAAAGCAAGCGGAAATTCGTTCGAATTCTCCGGGATTTTAAACACCGGTCTTCTTTATTTAAGATATACCGCAAAAGGCATTGTGAACGGAAATAAACTGAAAGCAACGGTAGCAACAAGCTACGGTACCTTTCAAATTTTTGGAACACAAATCTCTCTCCCGATTCAATGATAGGAAACCTGTATCTAATACCTCACACAAACGGGGAGAATCTTTCCCTATTGAGAGAAAGTAAATCTTTTATTTTAAAAAAATGTTCGCCCATCTTTTACTCCTCTCTTGAGATGCCTTTCTATTTCACATAACCGAAACCGTTAAAACAGACCCTTATCAGTTTACAGAAGTTCCGTCCAATCAATCTGCGATCAGTGGGCGAGGCCGTAACAAGGTAATATCTGTAATATCGATTTCTCATTTGTTTTGTCTTACTTAACATGCTTCTGGATAGAAAAAAACAAAAGCGTGAAAGCTAAGATTGCAAACAAAGCAATGGAAAGGAGGCATTCATCAATGGAGTATACCGTTAAAGAAACAGCCATTTTATATTCGTCTTTGCAAGCCAACAAAGACCAATGGATGGAACATCTGCAGCATCCATATAATGTGGAAGATATTAATAAAGCCGGAGAAGAAATCAGAACCATCGGGCCGCTCATTGAGAAAGTGAAAACGGATTTTCTCTCTCTTGGCGGCGATCCCTCTGCGCTTCAATAACGCTTTTCAAAATACTGCGCCTCTGTGCCACCTTTGGGTCTTCGATTCAAGGGTGGCTTTTTCCGTCCAGAGCATTTTCAAATCAGCGCCTCTATCCACTCTCTATGATGTTAGATAAATGGGGGGCTTCCCTTCCTAATGAAATGCAGCAGCCGTTCTGAGATTGTCCGCCGTGAAAGGCTATCTTTTTCTTGCAATATAAAAAGGTGCGTGTTAGGATCTAATTTGTAACTGAAACAAAAAAATCCCCCATTCCGGCAGAAGCCGGAACAGAGGAATTATAAATACGTAATGAATAAGCCTGAACAATAAGGGGCTGAAAAAACGGTTGACGGGCCAGAGATTCCCGTGTTCTCTGACTCGTCTGCAACTGAAATGAGCCCGCGTTACCTTAATAAAGCACAATGGTGTCGCCCTGAACGGCGCACCTGCATTCAAAGCTCTGCTGCTGCTGCGTTTCCAGATCGAAAATGGAGTAAAAAACGAACGAATCCGTTTCGTCACTGATCACATATTCCGCTACCAGAAAGCGGTCCTCCACACAGGCGACGAACTGGCCAAGCTCTTTGCTGTACTGACTGCTTACCGAAGAATTGAACACACCCAGAATTTCATAGGTATCGTCATGCTCCGTCACACGGTAAATCCGGGCAGGGCATGGCTCGATGAAAAACGAGGCCGGTTCCTCCCCTTCTTTTAGATTCAGCTCCGCCGCAACGGTTTTTTTACCGCCGGCCTTCTCCACCGCGCAGATGCGCTGGTCGCTGTTGGGGTAGTATTTCGCCCGGAAATACAGGCTGTGTTCATCCTGCCCCACATAACGCACCAAACCCTGCGTACTGGCGCTGAGCAGCAGCTCCAACGGCAGATGGGTCTCGTCCGCCTTAACGGCAACGACAAAATCCAGCAGCGGGCAAAGCCACACATTATCACAAATTTCGTCCCCCAGCCATCGCCGATTACGGTAGCATTTTTCTTTTTCCTCATCACTGCCGTAGGGCTCCAGAACCAGAAGCATCCGCTCACCGGCCACATCAAATGGAACCAGCTTTTCGGCGGAAAGATTGCAGATCCGCTTATCCCTCACATAATAATAGCGCCCTTCCTCCAGATCATACAGGTAAGCAATCCGCTCAAAGCCAGACGCCTTTTTGTATTCCTCAAACAAGTGCCGATGACGCTCGTTCTCTTCCGTATAGAAAATCACACGGCTCTCATCCAGCGCCTGGCAGCCGGCAAAGCTGCCTACAAAACGCAGCTCCTCCGAATTTTTCTCCTGTCCTGTCTGTTTGTCGAACCGCAAAAGGCGCGCAGAGCTCTCTCCGCTTTCCATCACGACAATGATGTCGCCGGGAAAAGAAAAAAAGTGCAGAACCACAGACGGGTCGCCTAAAAAGCAATTGGCAACAACCCGTTCGGTCTTGGTATTCCTGTCATATTCCAGCAGGAAGAGGCTGTAATGCCCCTCTTCCGCTTTTTCTTCAGCGTAATAGACCGTCGATCCGCTGATTTCGATCAGTTTCACGCGGCTGTCAGTGACCTTGTTGCGAATATCCACAACCGTCATAGAATTCCCCCGCTTTCCCGCCGGATACGGCCTGCCCGTCCGGCCTGATAGACTGTTAGTAAATTATATCATAAACCCCGCTTTTTTGCATTCCCCGCACGGGAATTTTCCAAAATGGAAAGGAGAAGCCGTTATGCTGATGAACCAAAAAGGAAGCATCCTGACCGTAGACATTCATGGACTCAATTCAAACGATGCCAAGCGTCAGCTGGAGCAGCTGCTCTCCCGCACCGGAAAAGACGTACATGAGGTCGTGGTAATTCACGGATACAGCCACGGACAGGCACTGAAAAACATGGTGCGATTCCAGCTAAAGCACCCGCGGATTCAAAGCAAACTCATTTCTCTGAATGAAGGCCAAACACGCCTTTTGCTGAAAGAGCGGTAAAAAGCCTTGGGCCTATGAACTGGCCCAAGGCTTTTTCAATCAAACTCACTGGCTTTCAAAAGAAGATTCCTGAGAGGAATCCGACGACCCAAGGTGTTCCTCGTAAATGAACTCCACCAAATTCTTGTGATTTTTTTCAAAATCAGCAATCAAAGAGGAACCCACACCCGGAATATTTTGATCATCAAAAGCCCCGTCCACAGGAATTCGGTTCTGGCTGGTGGGGTAATTGAGATACGTCAGCGAATTTGCTGCAAGTGACAAAATCTCGTTCTTCGTCATGTTGGTGGACACAAGCGGGAGTACATCATACAAAATCCCATTGATTGTACCCAGATCGGACGATTTGAATTTGTCGATAATGGCCTGGAGCACCTTGCGCTGGCGCAGCGTACGCTCATAATCGTTGCCAATGTCGCGAATGCGGGAATAATAATGCGCCTGCCGTCCCGTCATATGCTGCATACCGCCGGTCAGCCGTTTAGAGGAAGATTCGCCGGAATACGTATTAATCAGCTTCGCTTCCGCGTTGGTAATCTCGAGCGTAACGCCGTCCAAGCGGTCAATGATTTTATTGAAGGAATCATTGCTGATCAGCACATAGCGGTCAATATCAACACCAAAGCTGTTTTCAATGGTCTGCACCGTCAGCGACGGCCCACCGAGAGAATACGCCACCGTCAGCTTATTGGCCTGGTGACCGGGGATAGAAACGTACATGTCGCGCATAAAAGACGTCATTTTCAGCTTTTCGTGCCGGCGATCCAAAGATACCATCAGCATGCTGTCGCTGCGGCCCTTGTCGTTTTCCTGGTAATCATCCACACCCATCAGCAGCACATTCAGGATTTTATCATCATGATACAGCCCGTTGACGACGTACTGGGAATCCCCCATATTATCGAAAGACGTAACTCCCGAATTGTTTGCAGTTGAGGACTGCGCGGGATCCTCCTGAAACTGTATCCGCCCCAGCAGATGATCCGCATAAACCAGCGTTCCGCCCACCGTAATCAAAACAAGGCTGACGACCAAAATTGCCACATTCAAAATCACAGCCTTTTTTCCTTTTGTTGAAGCGGGCCTGCGACCCTTCATCGGCTTTTTCTTTTTCACAACATCATCCCTTCTTCGGTGGCTCAGCCAGATCAAATGCTTGCCGGCACCGCAGTTCTCCCTTATGTGTTATCTTGTTCTGTTTTATCCTTTTTATGTCCTTCCGCTCAGGCAGGGTTTGTCCTTATTTTCACTCCGAATTGTTCGGCTCGGAATCTTGCTCCGGTAAGTCCTGCTCATCCAGAGTCAACTCATAAGACGGCAGAAATTCTGTCAGGAAGCATTCCGCCTCCGGTAAGCCCATCGCCAGAATCGCCTCCCGTTGCGTCTGCTCTGCCCGGCGGAACTCAGCGTTTCCCATGCCGCGCTCCTCCACGCATTTAATCAAAGCGGAAATTTTGTCCGCCGCCTTGACCAGCGGATAAAGCTCTTTGTCGCCCGGCTCACTTTCACAAATCAGTGGCTCATATGTCTCCTGAAGATCCTTCGGAAGTAAGGCCAGAAGGCGCTGCTGCGCCATCTCTTCCACCCGGCGGTAGGCTTGCCGGATTTCGGGATTGTCGTATTTCACCGGTGTAGGCAAATCCCCGGTTAAAATCTCGGTGACATCATGGAACATGGCCAACACGGCGGCCCGCTCAGGGTTTACGCTGCCGCCGAAGCGGGTATTGCGCAAAAGCGCAAGAGCATGGGCAATCACTGCAACATCCAGACTATGCTCGCAAATGTTCTCGCTTCTGGTATTACGCATCAGGCCCCATCGGTTAATGTATTTCATGCGCGACAGCATCGCATAAAAATGATACATTCCCATTCCCCCCAGCCGCTGAATGCGACAGATTTCGCATCAAAACAACTACGAAAGTTTTTCTATTACGGGCGCCAAGCGCCGCCGTAATCTTCTTTATCAATGAAAGGATTACTATAAGAAACGTCCAGCGTTTATTATATCAGAGAAAATCGCCAGATACAACAAATCGAAATTATTTTACAATTGGCATGATTTCCTCTTCATTCAGGGGAATTCCTATGTTATAATAATCTCACGCTACAAACGCGCGGGCCGCCCGCCGCGTTTTGCCTCCGGTTTGCGTACTGTCGCCACACCGCAGTCTCTTGATGGATAGGCAGACGCTTATTTTTTTTGCACAAAGGAGTGGACGGTTTTGAACCTGCTTTCCGGAACGGTGAAAAACAAAAACGTACTCTTGAAAGCATTTTTGTATAGTCTGGGTCTTGCCACGCTGATTTTTCTGCCCTTTCAGCTGGTAGACAGCGGCTATTTTTTATTTTATGGTGATTTTAACGTTCAGCAGATTCCGTTCTACCGCATGTGTCACGACGCGATTCGCAGCGGCAACTGGCAGTGGAGCTGGACGACCGACCTGGGCGCCAACTTCATCGGCTCCTATTCCTTTTACCTGTTGGGCAGCCCGTTTTTTTGGCTGACGATCCCGTTTCCCAGCAATGCGGTGCCATACCTGATGGGTCCGCTCCTGGTACTAAAATTTGCCTGCTCCGGCTGCACTGGCTGCCTGTACCTCAGGCGCTATGTCCGCGACCCCGAGTTTGCCGTGGCCGGCGGAATGCTGTACGCGTTTTCAGGCTTTTCCGTCTACAATATTTTCTTCAATCACTTTCACGAAGCAATCATCGTGTTCC
Above is a window of Faecalispora anaeroviscerum DNA encoding:
- a CDS encoding phage tail tube protein; amino-acid sequence: MARTRLQDVFSGHDGEAFIRLNGSIVSAFKISKISAKLEAIVENRRFLNDPMEQAAQRGLKGSGDMTYYHTTPAFIQAMRNYKNGGSAPKISLQFYADSAGSQYDRIGVTLSDVVLANIGLIALDDSSDNAQTIETTFTFNDFDLA
- a CDS encoding LCP family protein, whose amino-acid sequence is MKKKKPMKGRRPASTKGKKAVILNVAILVVSLVLITVGGTLVYADHLLGRIQFQEDPAQSSTANNSGVTSFDNMGDSQYVVNGLYHDDKILNVLLMGVDDYQENDKGRSDSMLMVSLDRRHEKLKMTSFMRDMYVSIPGHQANKLTVAYSLGGPSLTVQTIENSFGVDIDRYVLISNDSFNKIIDRLDGVTLEITNAEAKLINTYSGESSSKRLTGGMQHMTGRQAHYYSRIRDIGNDYERTLRQRKVLQAIIDKFKSSDLGTINGILYDVLPLVSTNMTKNEILSLAANSLTYLNYPTSQNRIPVDGAFDDQNIPGVGSSLIADFEKNHKNLVEFIYEEHLGSSDSSQESSFESQ
- a CDS encoding phage tail sheath subtilisin-like domain-containing protein; translated protein: MITKILPGTNIELKSGARDANLSVTGVVAMALPLSWGDQVTVINAGDNTLYSLGYKTSAAALKLVREVMNGAKQLILYRLNAAGGKAFAEISSGVTAEAIFPGTRGNDLSVVIASSGTKWLVKTYLGTQEVDSQVISTAADFSPYYVALSGTGALTAATVKLAGGSDGTTESDYTGFFTELEKREYNVICSTDSARAADVVSFVKEQNRSKSYVQGVVTGVQPNCENIYVCSSTGGVTADYELTPAESCATLAGLIAQAGVENSLTYHRGITGWTDVQPHLTPDQQIRRTQNGEMLFVPLYGSPSVLYDITSLTVVDEDHPKDFGKGLVVRTLQKYQGDLQKLLDTRCIGKIRNSVEGRAQIKAMVFEMTSQSYFAPGYIENFSADDITVAAGTERDAVNVVVGIQAVDTVDKIYVTVTAL
- a CDS encoding Smr/MutS family protein, whose amino-acid sequence is MLMNQKGSILTVDIHGLNSNDAKRQLEQLLSRTGKDVHEVVVIHGYSHGQALKNMVRFQLKHPRIQSKLISLNEGQTRLLLKER
- a CDS encoding phage tail terminator family protein; translation: MQLLENITIPHSLRITIENGTFTVSDHLMLAAAQFTAALFPNATIYIGSQQTVNAPALFIDYCSITNQKRLKLTTEYEFGLKITYVPADGSDCRELQNAIFLLEQNLDRLESEIGVFRCFSKHSDITDGLAHVTGTIKVWETDVPDDPIIGRAVQNITP
- the yfbR gene encoding 5'-deoxynucleotidase, whose protein sequence is MYHFYAMLSRMKYINRWGLMRNTRSENICEHSLDVAVIAHALALLRNTRFGGSVNPERAAVLAMFHDVTEILTGDLPTPVKYDNPEIRQAYRRVEEMAQQRLLALLPKDLQETYEPLICESEPGDKELYPLVKAADKISALIKCVEERGMGNAEFRRAEQTQREAILAMGLPEAECFLTEFLPSYELTLDEQDLPEQDSEPNNSE
- a CDS encoding phage tail assembly chaperone, whose translation is MDKSLMQFLHPDRKPNVTFRLNSFGDAEFEMRVLTADEMAQMSAEVQTKSLKGLEALYPTIAASLVRPNLRSADLLDALSEREGRKILNPTDALKAMFTAGEIGALLSIYNEHADVTVDFSKKVEEAKN